In Neisseria brasiliensis, the following proteins share a genomic window:
- a CDS encoding valine--tRNA ligase, protein MLDKYNPAEIEGKHYQNWEKQGYFQPHMDLAKPAFSIQLPPPNVTGTLHMGHAFNQTIMDGLTRYYRMKGCNTAWIPGTDHAGIATQIVVERQLAAENISRHDLGREAFLEKIWEWKNISGGTITEQMRRVGCSADWSREYFTMDDVRAETVTEVFVRLFEQGLIYRGKRLVNWDPVLGTAVSDLEVESVEEQGSMWHIRYPLADTPSESVIVATTRPETLLGDVAVAVNPEDERYAHLIGKELLLPLTGRKIPVIADEYVERDFGTGCVKITPAHDFNDYEVGKRHDTVLVNVFDLEAKVLSQAEVFNFKGEAQSGFALPESYAGLDRFAARKQMLADLEAQGLLAEVKPHTLMTPKGDRTGSVIEPMLTSQWFVAMSATPNGVEPESEFKGMSLAQKAKHAVDSGAVKFIPENWVNTYNQWMNNIQDWCISRQLWWGHQIPAWYDEQGNVFVARNQEEAEKLAGQTGLTRDEDVLDTWFSSALVPFSTLGWPSETDELKAFLPSNVLVTGYEIIFFWVARMIMMTTHFTGKVPFKDVYIHGIVRDHEGKKMSKSEGNVIDPVDLIDGIDLEQLLVKRTTGLRRPEKTPQVIEATKKLFPEGIPVFGADALRFTMASYASLGRSVNFDFKRAEGYRNFCNKLWNATNFVLMNVEDKDCGQNETDPLAYTFVDQWIIGRLQQTEAAVTEAFDTYRFDLAAQTLYEFVWNDFCDWYIELAKVQIQTGCPTTQRTTRRTLVRVLEVILRLLHPIMPYITEELWQTVAPLANAKQADSIMIAAWPVADEGKIVQTAFDKMTALQDLIGAVRNLRGEMGIAPNVKAPLFIEGSSDIEDLLKYLPSMTRLTEAKLVETLPEGDDAPVAVCNGARLMLKVEIDKAAETARLTKEAEKLQKALDKLNAKLSKPGYTDKAPAHLVEKDRTELAELEDKMAKVQSQLAKLKD, encoded by the coding sequence ATGCTAGACAAATACAATCCCGCCGAAATCGAAGGCAAACATTATCAAAACTGGGAAAAACAAGGCTATTTCCAACCCCACATGGATTTGGCCAAACCCGCATTCTCCATTCAATTGCCGCCGCCGAATGTAACCGGCACGCTGCACATGGGGCACGCGTTCAACCAAACCATCATGGACGGCCTGACCCGCTACTACCGCATGAAAGGCTGCAACACGGCCTGGATTCCGGGCACCGACCACGCCGGTATCGCCACGCAAATCGTGGTTGAGCGCCAACTGGCGGCAGAAAACATTTCACGCCATGATTTGGGTCGCGAAGCCTTCTTAGAAAAAATATGGGAATGGAAAAACATTTCCGGTGGCACGATTACCGAGCAAATGCGCCGTGTCGGCTGCTCGGCCGATTGGTCGCGCGAATACTTCACCATGGACGACGTGCGCGCCGAAACCGTGACCGAAGTGTTTGTGCGCCTGTTTGAACAAGGCCTGATTTACCGCGGCAAACGTTTGGTAAACTGGGATCCTGTGCTGGGCACTGCCGTGTCCGATTTGGAAGTGGAAAGCGTGGAAGAACAAGGCTCGATGTGGCACATCCGCTATCCGCTGGCCGACACGCCGTCTGAAAGCGTGATTGTCGCCACCACCCGCCCCGAAACCCTTTTGGGCGACGTGGCTGTGGCCGTGAACCCTGAAGACGAACGCTACGCCCACTTAATCGGCAAAGAATTACTGCTGCCGCTGACCGGCCGTAAAATCCCCGTGATTGCTGATGAATATGTAGAAAGAGATTTCGGTACCGGCTGCGTGAAAATCACCCCCGCACACGATTTCAACGACTACGAAGTCGGCAAGCGCCACGACACCGTGTTGGTGAACGTGTTCGACTTGGAAGCCAAAGTATTGAGCCAAGCCGAAGTGTTCAACTTCAAAGGCGAAGCGCAATCAGGCTTTGCCCTGCCGGAAAGCTATGCCGGACTCGACCGCTTTGCCGCACGCAAACAAATGCTGGCTGATTTGGAAGCGCAAGGCTTGCTGGCTGAAGTGAAACCGCATACGCTGATGACGCCGAAAGGCGACCGCACCGGCTCAGTGATTGAGCCTATGCTGACCAGCCAATGGTTTGTGGCGATGTCTGCTACGCCAAACGGTGTCGAGCCGGAGAGCGAGTTTAAAGGCATGAGCTTGGCGCAAAAAGCCAAACACGCGGTTGACAGCGGCGCGGTGAAATTCATCCCTGAAAACTGGGTCAACACCTACAACCAATGGATGAACAACATCCAAGATTGGTGTATTTCGCGCCAATTGTGGTGGGGTCATCAAATTCCGGCTTGGTATGACGAGCAAGGCAATGTATTTGTTGCCCGCAACCAAGAAGAAGCAGAAAAATTGGCCGGCCAAACCGGTTTGACCCGCGATGAAGACGTGTTAGACACATGGTTCTCATCGGCTTTAGTGCCGTTTTCAACCTTGGGCTGGCCGTCTGAAACCGATGAATTGAAAGCCTTTTTGCCAAGTAATGTGTTGGTGACCGGTTACGAAATCATCTTCTTCTGGGTGGCGCGCATGATTATGATGACCACCCACTTCACCGGCAAAGTACCGTTTAAAGACGTGTATATCCACGGCATCGTGCGCGACCACGAAGGCAAAAAAATGTCGAAATCCGAAGGCAACGTGATTGATCCGGTGGATTTGATTGACGGCATCGATTTAGAGCAGCTTTTGGTGAAACGCACCACCGGTCTGCGTCGCCCTGAAAAAACACCGCAAGTGATTGAAGCCACGAAGAAACTGTTCCCCGAAGGCATTCCCGTATTCGGCGCCGATGCCTTGCGCTTCACCATGGCTAGCTACGCCAGCCTTGGTCGCAGCGTAAACTTCGACTTCAAACGCGCCGAAGGCTACCGTAATTTCTGCAATAAATTGTGGAACGCGACCAATTTCGTGCTGATGAACGTGGAAGACAAAGACTGCGGCCAAAACGAAACCGATCCGCTGGCCTACACCTTCGTTGACCAATGGATTATCGGTCGCCTGCAGCAAACCGAAGCCGCCGTGACCGAAGCTTTCGATACCTACCGCTTCGACTTGGCCGCGCAAACGCTGTATGAATTCGTGTGGAACGATTTCTGCGACTGGTACATCGAGTTGGCCAAAGTGCAAATCCAAACCGGATGCCCGACCACCCAGCGCACCACCCGCCGTACGCTTGTGCGCGTATTGGAAGTGATTCTGCGCCTGCTGCATCCAATCATGCCGTACATTACCGAAGAATTATGGCAAACCGTCGCGCCGTTGGCCAACGCCAAGCAAGCCGACAGTATCATGATTGCCGCATGGCCGGTAGCCGATGAAGGCAAAATCGTTCAGACGGCCTTTGATAAAATGACTGCGCTGCAAGACCTGATTGGCGCCGTGCGTAACTTACGCGGCGAAATGGGCATTGCACCAAACGTTAAAGCGCCGCTGTTTATTGAAGGCAGCAGCGACATTGAAGATCTGCTGAAATACCTGCCGTCAATGACACGCCTGACCGAAGCCAAGCTGGTTGAAACCCTGCCGGAAGGTGACGATGCCCCAGTAGCCGTGTGCAACGGCGCTCGCCTGATGCTGAAAGTGGAAATCGACAAAGCTGCCGAAACCGCGCGTCTGACCAAAGAAGCCGAAAAACTGCAAAAAGCCTTGGACAAACTCAACGCCAAACTGAGCAAGCCCGGCTACACCGACAAAGCACCGGCGCATTTGGTGGAAAAAGACCGCACCGAATTGGCCGAGTTGGAAGACAAAATGGCTAAGGTGCAAAGCCAGTTGGCGAAATTGAAAGATTGA
- a CDS encoding YraN family protein: protein MRLNHKQGAAGEDAALVFLQQQGCRLVARNWHCPYGEIDLIVKNGNMILFVEVKYRKNQQFGEAAYSISSSKLLKLQRSVEYYLQQHGLNHAPCRLDAVLIQGSQPPEWVQNITG, encoded by the coding sequence ATGCGTTTAAACCACAAACAGGGCGCGGCAGGCGAAGATGCGGCGCTGGTGTTTTTGCAGCAGCAGGGCTGCCGATTAGTGGCACGCAACTGGCATTGTCCGTATGGGGAAATCGACCTGATTGTCAAAAACGGTAACATGATTCTGTTTGTTGAAGTAAAATACCGCAAAAACCAGCAATTCGGCGAGGCGGCATACAGTATTTCTTCGTCCAAATTATTGAAATTGCAACGAAGTGTAGAGTATTATTTGCAACAACACGGCCTGAATCACGCGCCATGCCGCTTGGATGCGGTGCTGATTCAGGGAAGCCAACCGCCCGAATGGGTGCAAAACATCACAGGTTGA
- a CDS encoding nitroreductase family protein — MAYQDVQQAAETRRSIYALNKNLPISNDEVNQIIEHAVLHTPSSFNSQSTRVVVVFGAEHEKVWGFVEDALRQIVPAEKFAPTEQKLNGFKAGAATVLFFEDQTVVKGLQAQFPSYAENFPIWAEHSNAMHQYAIWTTLAAAGVGANLQHYNPLPDEAIAKEYDLPESWTLRAQMVIGGIEAPAGDKEFAPLAERLKVFGA; from the coding sequence ATGGCTTATCAAGATGTACAGCAAGCAGCAGAAACCCGTCGTTCGATTTACGCATTAAACAAAAACCTGCCAATCAGCAATGATGAAGTGAATCAAATCATCGAACATGCCGTGTTGCACACGCCGTCTTCGTTTAATTCGCAATCGACCCGCGTTGTGGTGGTGTTTGGTGCGGAACATGAAAAAGTATGGGGCTTTGTCGAAGATGCGTTGCGTCAAATTGTTCCGGCTGAAAAATTTGCACCAACCGAGCAAAAATTAAACGGCTTTAAAGCCGGTGCCGCGACGGTTTTGTTCTTTGAAGACCAAACCGTGGTAAAAGGCTTGCAAGCGCAATTCCCGTCTTATGCGGAAAACTTCCCGATTTGGGCGGAACACAGCAACGCCATGCATCAATATGCGATTTGGACGACTTTGGCTGCAGCCGGTGTCGGTGCCAACCTGCAACACTACAACCCGCTGCCGGATGAGGCGATTGCCAAGGAATACGACTTACCGGAAAGCTGGACTTTACGCGCGCAAATGGTTATCGGCGGCATTGAAGCACCAGCCGGTGATAAAGAATTTGCCCCGTTGGCAGAGCGTTTGAAAGTATTTGGTGCATAA
- a CDS encoding MFS transporter, translated as MLSFLKSKPGTPVPEAEILDRYNRLRWQALFGIFIGYAAYYILRNNFLLSSPELISEFGFTKKDIGFISGTMLVVYGISKGVMSALADKSNPKHFMIFGLVMSGVVNLMMGFSASFWIFLFLCILNGIFQGMGAGPAYVVLASWFPRKSRGVTTAFFNISHNVGGGLVAPIAGGAIAWLGTEHWQAAHFIVPTAIAAIIAVIVYIFGKGRTYNEGLPPMNQILNNADEELVVTKTEDIDLTTWQIFKQYILKDINVWFVSFIDVFTYMIRFGVLTWLPLYLLETKGFSKGQMATAFAIFEWAAIPSTLLAGYVTDKYFKGKRMPLAIVTLLGVGAAIFAYWGGQDLATVTIGAGIVGCLIYVPMFLSSLQAIELVPSFAAGSATGLRGLLSYVLGSFSGTALFGILAERYGWDAGFYLLLFAVVACIFCCYMTHRGVMKLEQKKLNVSQ; from the coding sequence ATGTTGTCATTCCTGAAGTCCAAACCGGGTACCCCTGTACCCGAAGCGGAAATACTCGACCGCTACAACCGCTTGCGTTGGCAGGCATTATTCGGCATTTTTATCGGTTATGCCGCCTACTATATCCTGCGTAACAACTTCTTGCTCTCATCGCCTGAACTCATCAGCGAATTCGGATTCACTAAAAAAGACATCGGCTTTATTTCCGGCACCATGTTGGTGGTGTATGGCATCAGTAAAGGCGTAATGTCGGCGCTGGCAGACAAATCCAACCCGAAACACTTTATGATTTTCGGTTTGGTAATGTCGGGCGTGGTCAATCTGATGATGGGTTTTTCCGCTTCGTTTTGGATTTTCCTGTTTTTGTGTATTCTCAACGGTATTTTTCAAGGCATGGGCGCAGGTCCAGCTTATGTAGTATTGGCCAGCTGGTTCCCGCGTAAATCACGCGGCGTGACTACTGCCTTCTTCAACATCTCCCACAACGTCGGCGGCGGCTTGGTGGCCCCGATTGCCGGTGGCGCCATTGCTTGGCTCGGTACCGAACATTGGCAGGCCGCACACTTCATCGTGCCGACAGCCATTGCAGCAATTATTGCAGTAATCGTCTACATTTTTGGTAAAGGCCGTACCTACAACGAAGGTTTGCCGCCGATGAACCAAATTCTGAACAATGCCGACGAAGAATTGGTGGTGACCAAAACCGAAGACATCGATTTGACCACTTGGCAGATTTTCAAACAATACATCTTAAAAGACATCAATGTTTGGTTCGTTTCTTTTATCGACGTGTTCACCTACATGATCCGCTTCGGCGTATTGACTTGGCTGCCGCTGTATCTCTTGGAAACCAAAGGCTTCAGCAAAGGCCAAATGGCCACCGCATTTGCCATTTTCGAATGGGCGGCGATTCCGTCAACCCTGCTGGCCGGTTATGTGACCGATAAATACTTCAAAGGCAAACGCATGCCCTTGGCCATCGTCACCTTACTCGGCGTGGGCGCGGCCATCTTCGCCTACTGGGGCGGACAAGACTTGGCCACCGTCACCATCGGCGCGGGCATTGTCGGCTGCTTGATTTATGTACCGATGTTCTTATCATCATTGCAAGCCATCGAACTGGTGCCGTCATTCGCCGCCGGTTCCGCCACCGGCTTGCGCGGCCTGTTGAGCTATGTGTTGGGCAGCTTCTCCGGCACCGCCCTATTCGGCATTTTGGCTGAACGCTACGGCTGGGATGCAGGCTTTTACCTGCTGCTGTTTGCTGTCGTGGCGTGTATTTTCTGCTGCTACATGACCCACCGCGGCGTGATGAAGTTGGAACAGAAAAAACTGAATGTTTCACAATAA
- the pdxA gene encoding 4-hydroxythreonine-4-phosphate dehydrogenase PdxA — translation MSQPILAVTSGEPAGIGPDICLDLAFADLPCRPVVLGDKTLLQQRADMLGKAVQLVDFNAQRPSKQQNGVLEVWHVPLNEPCEAGRLNPNNAAYVLQLLDTAYQGISDGLFAGMVTAPLHKGVINDGHASGHFFSGHTEYLAEKSNTEQVVMMLAGGGLRVALVTTHLPLKDVAAAITQPLVESVAQILHADLRDKFGIAQPRILVTGLNPHAGEGGHLGWEEIEVINPALNNLQAQGIDVRGPYPADTVFQPFMLKDADAVLAMYHDQGLPTLKYASFGQGVNVTLGLPFIRTSVDHGTALDLAGSGKADSGSLMVAVATALEMARNGANQ, via the coding sequence ATGTCCCAACCGATTTTAGCCGTTACCAGCGGCGAACCTGCCGGTATCGGCCCCGATATTTGCTTGGATTTGGCCTTTGCTGATTTGCCGTGCCGTCCAGTAGTGTTGGGCGACAAAACCTTATTGCAACAGCGTGCTGATATGCTGGGCAAAGCGGTGCAATTGGTTGATTTCAATGCGCAAAGGCCGTCTAAACAGCAAAACGGCGTATTGGAAGTGTGGCATGTGCCGTTGAATGAACCATGCGAGGCAGGCCGTCTGAATCCGAATAATGCTGCGTATGTGTTGCAATTATTGGATACGGCTTACCAAGGCATTTCAGACGGCCTGTTTGCCGGTATGGTCACCGCGCCGCTGCACAAAGGCGTGATTAACGACGGCCATGCCAGCGGACATTTTTTCAGCGGCCACACCGAATATCTGGCCGAAAAAAGCAACACCGAGCAAGTGGTGATGATGCTTGCCGGCGGCGGTTTACGCGTGGCTTTAGTCACCACGCATCTGCCGTTGAAAGACGTGGCCGCCGCGATTACGCAGCCATTGGTGGAATCGGTGGCGCAGATTCTGCACGCCGATTTGCGCGATAAATTCGGCATTGCCCAGCCGCGCATTTTGGTGACGGGCTTGAATCCGCACGCGGGCGAGGGCGGTCATTTGGGCTGGGAAGAAATCGAAGTGATTAACCCTGCGCTGAACAACTTACAAGCACAGGGCATCGATGTGCGCGGGCCTTATCCGGCCGATACCGTGTTTCAACCGTTTATGCTCAAAGATGCCGACGCGGTGTTGGCGATGTATCACGACCAAGGCTTGCCGACCTTGAAATATGCAAGTTTCGGGCAGGGCGTGAACGTGACCTTGGGGCTGCCGTTTATCCGCACATCGGTTGATCACGGCACGGCCTTGGATTTGGCCGGCAGCGGCAAGGCCGATTCGGGCAGCCTGATGGTGGCGGTGGCAACGGCATTGGAAATGGCGCGCAACGGGGCAAATCAATAA
- a CDS encoding BON domain-containing protein yields MNKPFQTLLTAALLAATLSGCVSAVVGGAAVGTKSAVDRRTTGAQTDDNVMALRVEQTALSYLRQNNQTADYQPKINVVSYNRRLLLLGQVATEGEKRFVEQIARSEQAAEGIYNYITVATPTRTFGNVSADTWGTSKVRATLLGVKPATQARTKIVTYDNVTYVMGILTPEEQALVTQKVSTTLGVQKVVTLYQNYTP; encoded by the coding sequence ATGAACAAACCATTCCAAACCTTGCTGACGGCAGCTTTGTTGGCAGCAACTTTGAGCGGCTGCGTCAGCGCTGTGGTCGGCGGCGCGGCTGTGGGCACCAAATCTGCGGTTGACCGCCGCACCACCGGTGCGCAAACCGACGATAATGTGATGGCCTTGCGTGTCGAGCAAACCGCATTGTCTTATCTACGCCAAAACAATCAAACTGCTGATTACCAGCCCAAAATCAATGTGGTTAGCTACAACCGTCGTTTATTGCTGCTGGGTCAAGTGGCGACCGAAGGCGAAAAACGTTTTGTCGAACAAATCGCCCGTTCCGAGCAGGCTGCGGAAGGCATTTACAACTACATCACCGTAGCCACGCCAACCCGTACTTTCGGTAACGTCAGCGCCGATACTTGGGGCACTTCCAAAGTGCGCGCCACTTTGTTGGGCGTGAAACCGGCCACCCAAGCGCGCACTAAAATCGTGACGTATGACAACGTGACTTATGTGATGGGCATTCTCACGCCTGAAGAGCAGGCTTTGGTTACCCAAAAAGTCAGTACCACACTAGGTGTACAGAAAGTCGTGACCCTGTATCAAAACTATACCCCATAA
- the map gene encoding type I methionyl aminopeptidase — MDEVSIKTPEEIEKMRELGRLVAEALDYITPFVKPGITTNEIDKLVYDYHVNVQGGYPAPLNYGNPPYPKSCCTSVNHVICHGIPDDKPLKEGDILNIDLTIKKDGFHGDSSRMFTVGEVKPFAQRLIDVTHESMMAGIEAVKPGATLGDVGYACQQVAENAGYSVVQEFCGHGIGRGFHEAPQVLHYGQKGQGLVLEPGMIFTVEPMINQGKRHLRILPDGWTVVTKDRSLSAQWEHEVLVTETGYEILTISPASGKP; from the coding sequence ATGGATGAAGTATCAATTAAAACCCCCGAAGAAATCGAGAAAATGCGTGAACTCGGCCGCTTGGTCGCCGAAGCGCTCGATTATATTACCCCGTTTGTGAAACCGGGCATCACCACCAATGAAATCGACAAGCTGGTGTATGACTACCATGTCAATGTACAAGGCGGCTATCCGGCGCCTTTGAATTACGGCAATCCACCGTATCCGAAATCATGCTGCACGTCTGTCAATCACGTTATCTGCCATGGTATTCCTGATGATAAGCCTTTGAAAGAAGGCGATATTTTGAATATCGACTTAACCATTAAAAAAGACGGTTTTCATGGCGACTCCAGCCGTATGTTTACCGTTGGCGAAGTGAAACCGTTTGCCCAACGTCTGATTGACGTGACTCACGAATCGATGATGGCCGGTATTGAAGCAGTCAAACCGGGTGCGACTTTGGGCGATGTCGGCTATGCTTGTCAGCAGGTTGCCGAAAATGCCGGCTATTCGGTGGTGCAGGAATTCTGTGGCCACGGCATCGGTCGCGGCTTCCACGAAGCGCCGCAAGTGTTACACTACGGCCAAAAAGGCCAAGGCTTGGTGCTCGAACCGGGCATGATTTTTACCGTTGAGCCAATGATTAACCAAGGCAAACGTCATTTGCGTATACTTCCCGACGGTTGGACAGTGGTTACGAAAGACCGCTCTTTGTCAGCCCAATGGGAGCACGAAGTTTTGGTGACCGAAACCGGTTATGAGATTCTGACCATCAGCCCGGCAAGCGGTAAACCGTAA
- a CDS encoding phosphoheptose isomerase, whose translation MTTLQERVAAHFSESIEAKQQAAQVLVEPTAEAAQLLLQCLMNDGKILVCGNGGSAADAQHFAAEMTGRFEKERMELAAVALTTDTSALTAIGNDYGFEHIFSKQVRALGRAGDVLIGISTSGNSGNVIEAMKAAHERDMHVIAMTGRDGGKMVAMLKDSDVLLNVPHPRTARIQENHILLIHAMCDCIDTMLLEGM comes from the coding sequence ATGACGACATTACAAGAGCGCGTGGCGGCGCATTTTAGCGAAAGTATCGAAGCCAAGCAGCAGGCGGCGCAAGTGTTGGTTGAGCCGACCGCAGAAGCCGCGCAATTGCTGCTGCAATGCTTGATGAACGACGGCAAAATTTTGGTGTGCGGCAACGGCGGTTCAGCTGCCGATGCGCAACACTTTGCTGCCGAGATGACCGGCCGTTTTGAAAAAGAACGCATGGAATTGGCCGCAGTGGCGCTCACCACCGATACATCTGCGCTCACCGCCATCGGCAACGATTATGGTTTCGAGCATATTTTCAGCAAGCAGGTGCGCGCTTTAGGTCGTGCCGGTGATGTGTTGATTGGCATTTCCACCTCGGGCAATTCCGGCAACGTCATCGAAGCAATGAAAGCGGCGCACGAGCGTGATATGCACGTCATCGCCATGACCGGCCGTGACGGCGGCAAAATGGTGGCCATGCTGAAAGACAGCGATGTGTTGCTCAACGTGCCGCACCCGCGTACTGCCCGCATTCAGGAAAACCATATCCTGCTGATTCACGCGATGTGTGACTGCATCGATACCATGCTGCTCGAAGGCATGTGA
- a CDS encoding DoxX family protein codes for MNFLTHFQPMLLSILRIAAAYMFMLHGSAKLFALPHIEMFDGLQIFSIYGLAGILEFVGGILLLLGLFTRPVAFILSGQMAVAYFMAHTEPNALLPLLNGGEAAALFSFIFIYIAAAGGGAWALDNQFKKSH; via the coding sequence ATGAATTTCTTAACTCACTTCCAACCTATGCTCTTGTCGATTCTGCGCATTGCTGCTGCGTATATGTTTATGCTGCACGGCTCGGCCAAGCTGTTTGCCCTGCCGCATATTGAAATGTTTGACGGTTTGCAGATTTTCTCTATTTACGGCTTGGCCGGTATTTTAGAATTTGTTGGCGGGATTTTACTGTTGCTGGGCTTGTTTACCCGTCCGGTAGCGTTTATCCTGTCTGGACAGATGGCGGTGGCCTATTTTATGGCACACACCGAACCCAACGCTTTATTGCCTTTGTTGAATGGTGGCGAAGCAGCTGCTTTGTTCAGCTTTATTTTCATCTACATTGCCGCAGCGGGCGGCGGCGCGTGGGCGTTGGACAACCAATTTAAAAAATCTCATTGA
- a CDS encoding LysR family transcriptional regulator, with protein MDTLFSLKVFRHVVQNGSFTRAAEQLNISTAMASKHVSHLENTIQAKLLHRNSRNLHLTEAGEEYYRQCSYALDTLDTAAQKAAGGTDKPQGMLRVTMPLWFANSLLSGWLVEYRERYPEVTLDLVLDNRHVDLIAEGFDLALRVSKTPSPSLIVKPLAVIQFVLVASPEYIRRHGKPATLEEVMQHQAILPSYTNQRTVEITHTTSGEKSMLSLKPVMLTDNTLMVRELVKTGGGIGYQPLMVVQKDLEDGTLVRLLPEYTMVNEQLNAAYVDRAFLSAKVRSFIDFINEKIQQTNG; from the coding sequence ATGGATACCTTATTCAGCTTAAAAGTCTTCCGCCATGTGGTGCAAAACGGCAGCTTCACCCGTGCCGCCGAGCAGCTCAATATTTCCACCGCAATGGCCAGCAAACACGTCAGCCATTTGGAAAACACCATACAAGCCAAGCTGCTGCACCGCAACAGCCGCAACCTGCACTTAACCGAAGCAGGCGAAGAATACTACCGCCAATGCAGCTACGCGCTCGATACCCTCGACACCGCCGCACAAAAAGCCGCCGGCGGCACCGACAAACCGCAAGGCATGCTGCGCGTGACCATGCCGCTTTGGTTTGCCAACAGCTTATTGAGCGGCTGGCTGGTGGAATACCGCGAACGCTATCCCGAAGTCACGCTGGATTTGGTGCTCGACAACCGTCACGTCGATTTGATTGCCGAAGGTTTCGACTTGGCCTTGCGCGTGTCGAAAACACCCAGCCCTTCGCTGATTGTGAAACCTTTGGCGGTAATTCAGTTTGTTTTGGTCGCTTCACCCGAATACATCCGCCGACACGGAAAACCGGCCACGCTGGAAGAAGTGATGCAGCACCAAGCGATTCTGCCGTCCTATACCAACCAGCGCACTGTCGAAATCACCCACACCACCAGCGGCGAAAAATCCATGCTCAGCCTGAAGCCGGTGATGCTCACCGACAATACGCTGATGGTGCGCGAGCTGGTGAAAACCGGTGGCGGCATCGGCTATCAGCCGCTGATGGTGGTGCAAAAAGATTTAGAAGATGGCACGCTCGTGCGCCTGTTGCCCGAATACACCATGGTAAACGAGCAACTCAACGCCGCTTATGTTGACCGCGCGTTTTTGAGCGCGAAGGTGCGCAGCTTTATTGATTTTATTAACGAGAAGATTCAGCAGACGAACGGTTGA
- a CDS encoding S49 family peptidase, with the protein MQYRIRRQGDQVQEHPDQMPSESWERHTLREVLLEAYKDRRRARFWKNFWRVIGLLVFVSFIFSMSQSGKKSSPMAMGTAKAHTAVINLSGTIGGGYDDQVQMLRESMEAAYKNGNAKAIVIRANSPGGSPVVSNIAFNEIRRLKALHKDVPVYVVAEDTCASGCYYIAAAADKIYADPSSVVGSIGVISGGFDASEMMDKLGVKRRLKTSGSNKGMGDPFTPESPEQARIWQQMLDQIHGEFIKAVREGRGNRLKEKENPDIFSGRVYTGLEAKNVGLIDDFGSIYSVARDVVKAPELVNYTPEDDLTKLLSRRFGAEVKAKVEETLADMLR; encoded by the coding sequence ATGCAATACCGAATCCGCCGCCAAGGCGACCAAGTTCAAGAACATCCGGATCAGATGCCGTCTGAAAGCTGGGAGCGCCACACCTTGCGCGAAGTGTTGCTCGAAGCCTATAAAGACCGCCGCCGCGCACGCTTTTGGAAAAACTTTTGGCGTGTGATCGGTTTGCTGGTGTTTGTGTCATTTATTTTCAGCATGAGCCAAAGTGGTAAGAAAAGCAGCCCGATGGCGATGGGCACCGCCAAAGCCCACACCGCTGTGATTAATTTAAGCGGCACCATCGGCGGTGGTTACGACGACCAAGTGCAGATGCTGCGTGAGAGCATGGAAGCGGCGTATAAAAACGGCAACGCCAAAGCGATTGTGATTCGCGCCAACAGTCCGGGCGGTTCGCCGGTGGTGTCGAACATTGCCTTCAACGAAATCCGCCGTCTGAAAGCCTTGCATAAAGATGTGCCGGTGTATGTGGTGGCGGAAGATACCTGCGCTTCAGGCTGCTATTACATTGCCGCAGCCGCCGATAAAATTTATGCCGATCCGTCCAGCGTTGTGGGCAGTATTGGTGTGATTAGTGGAGGTTTTGATGCTTCGGAAATGATGGACAAACTCGGTGTCAAACGCCGTCTGAAAACATCAGGAAGCAACAAAGGCATGGGCGATCCGTTTACCCCTGAATCACCCGAGCAGGCCAGAATTTGGCAGCAAATGCTGGATCAAATCCACGGCGAATTTATTAAAGCTGTGCGCGAAGGGCGTGGCAATCGTTTGAAAGAAAAAGAAAATCCCGATATTTTTAGCGGCCGCGTCTATACCGGCCTGGAAGCGAAAAATGTCGGTTTGATTGATGATTTCGGCAGCATTTACAGCGTGGCGCGCGATGTGGTGAAAGCACCTGAGTTGGTGAATTACACGCCGGAAGACGATTTAACCAAATTGCTGAGCCGCCGTTTTGGTGCGGAAGTGAAAGCAAAAGTAGAAGAAACGTTGGCGGATATGCTACGTTGA